The Chryseobacterium indicum genome includes a window with the following:
- a CDS encoding YHS domain-containing (seleno)protein, which produces MKNTITLVLVFLLPFLAFSQKAEHRNLENKLAIQGYDPVSYIEQKKAVKGKKEFAVNINGAIYYTSSEKNKELLKKDPAKYEPVYGGWCAFAMGDDGEKVEINPTTFKVIDGKTYLFYNKLFNNTLNSWNKNEDKLKKQADLNWKKLTTK; this is translated from the coding sequence ATGAAAAATACAATCACGCTCGTTCTCGTATTTCTGCTTCCTTTTTTGGCATTTTCCCAAAAAGCAGAACACAGAAATTTAGAAAACAAACTGGCAATTCAGGGGTATGATCCCGTTTCCTACATCGAACAGAAAAAAGCGGTAAAAGGGAAAAAAGAATTTGCGGTCAATATAAACGGAGCCATTTATTATACTTCTTCGGAAAAAAATAAAGAACTCCTGAAAAAAGATCCCGCAAAATACGAACCTGTTTACGGCGGTTGGTGTGCTTTTGCAATGGGAGATGATGGCGAAAAAGTGGAGATTAATCCAACTACCTTCAAAGTTATTGATGGCAAAACCTATCTCTTCTATAATAAGCTATTCAATAATACACTCAATTCCTGGAATAAAAACGAAGACAAACTTAAAAAACAGGCTGATCTCAACTGGAAAAAATTAACTACAAAATAA
- a CDS encoding DoxX family protein produces MKNYINWALRLIPAIILLQTLFFKFTAHPDSVAIFSQLHAEPFGRIFSGVLELITAFLILNPKTTFWGAVLGLVTMIGAIASHIFILGIDTNNDGGKLFYLALTVFVFCVILLIKFKKGKYE; encoded by the coding sequence ATGAAAAACTACATCAATTGGGCACTGCGATTAATTCCTGCCATTATTTTACTGCAGACTTTATTTTTCAAATTCACAGCACATCCGGATTCGGTTGCTATTTTTTCCCAACTCCACGCAGAACCTTTCGGAAGGATTTTTTCAGGAGTATTGGAACTCATTACGGCATTCTTAATTCTGAATCCGAAAACGACTTTTTGGGGAGCCGTTCTGGGACTTGTAACGATGATTGGAGCAATTGCTTCACACATTTTCATCCTGGGAATCGATACCAATAACGATGGCGGAAAATTGTTTTACCTTGCACTTACCGTTTTTGTTTTTTGTGTGATTCTTTTAATTAAATTTAAAAAAGGAAAGTATGAATAA
- a CDS encoding DinB family protein has protein sequence MNKDQSVYEILHEILTEQQNLLRKVSAKMYTQSIPSLDGSTIGGHTRHIIEFLEILRNSYHTNQINYDERQRNPELEQNPEKAIEIISEILFSINLPNKNLTMHQTVGTISLEIPTNFFRELLYNIEHCIHHQALIKVAFNEIKMSHLLNKNFGIAPSTIQYRETQNLN, from the coding sequence ATGAATAAAGACCAATCGGTTTATGAGATCTTACACGAGATCCTTACCGAACAACAGAATTTACTGAGAAAAGTTTCGGCAAAAATGTACACTCAGAGTATTCCTTCTCTGGATGGTTCTACCATTGGCGGTCACACAAGACATATTATTGAGTTTCTGGAAATTTTACGGAACTCTTACCATACGAATCAGATTAACTATGACGAAAGACAGAGAAATCCGGAACTGGAACAGAATCCTGAAAAGGCGATAGAAATTATTTCCGAAATACTTTTCAGCATTAATTTGCCCAACAAAAATTTGACAATGCATCAAACCGTGGGAACTATTTCTTTGGAAATTCCGACCAATTTCTTTCGGGAACTTTTGTACAATATTGAGCATTGCATCCATCATCAGGCTTTGATAAAAGTGGCTTTTAACGAGATTAAAATGAGTCATCTTCTCAACAAAAATTTCGGAATTGCCCCTTCAACAATTCAATACAGAGAAACCCAAAATTTAAACTAA
- a CDS encoding DM13 domain-containing protein, whose translation MKTFITLLLSSLFLVSCIRENTSTEDLMEMAPENSVLKYSGNFMQGPYGNNVNGKAEIYEKNGTYTLVFDDKFTVSNGPDLYVYVSKEQQPSQFISLGKLKSVNGGQNYTFTSTVNFEEYKYAVVHCQQYNHLFSYALLQK comes from the coding sequence ATGAAAACATTTATTACATTACTATTATCATCCCTGTTTTTAGTTTCCTGCATCAGAGAAAATACTTCTACGGAAGACTTGATGGAAATGGCTCCCGAAAATTCGGTCTTAAAATATTCCGGAAATTTTATGCAGGGTCCTTATGGAAATAATGTGAACGGAAAAGCAGAAATCTACGAGAAAAATGGAACGTATACTTTAGTTTTCGATGATAAATTCACAGTAAGCAATGGTCCGGATCTATACGTTTATGTAAGCAAAGAGCAGCAACCTTCGCAATTTATTTCTTTGGGAAAACTAAAATCGGTAAATGGCGGACAAAATTACACGTTCACGAGTACAGTCAATTTTGAGGAATACAAATACGCTGTTGTTCATTGCCAACAATACAACCATTTGTTCTCTTACGCTTTGCTTCAGAAATAA
- a CDS encoding NRDE family protein codes for MCTVTYFPLKNKIVLTSNRDEKPNRSAQEIHREKGIFYPKDATKNGTWFAVSENGNALILLNGAFENHPEKTNYRKSRGLIVLDLIAEEDIFKSIKLIDLENIEPFTLVIFQEKQLAEFRWDGTEKYFKRLDAHLPYIWSSATLYDAKAQEKRRAIFKEFLQIEPISEADILDFHHQKTDDLENGITIKRQNTIQTISTTQLVISDEMTLKHYNRLNPDSKPEKIFLKNEAQTSHS; via the coding sequence ATGTGTACTGTAACGTATTTTCCGCTTAAAAATAAAATTGTTCTGACTTCCAACCGGGATGAGAAACCGAATCGTTCTGCACAGGAAATTCATCGTGAAAAAGGTATCTTTTATCCGAAAGATGCTACCAAAAACGGAACGTGGTTTGCGGTTTCAGAAAACGGAAATGCACTTATTTTATTAAACGGTGCTTTTGAAAATCATCCGGAAAAAACAAATTACCGAAAAAGCCGTGGACTGATTGTTTTGGATCTGATAGCGGAAGAAGATATTTTCAAGTCAATAAAATTAATTGATTTGGAAAACATTGAACCTTTTACACTGGTGATTTTTCAGGAAAAACAATTGGCGGAATTTCGCTGGGACGGAACCGAAAAATATTTTAAAAGATTAGACGCTCATCTTCCGTACATCTGGTCTTCCGCAACTTTGTACGATGCAAAAGCACAGGAAAAAAGAAGGGCCATTTTCAAAGAATTTCTGCAAATCGAGCCGATTTCCGAAGCAGATATTTTAGATTTCCACCATCAGAAAACCGATGATCTGGAAAACGGAATTACCATCAAAAGACAAAATACGATACAAACCATCAGTACGACACAGCTCGTTATTTCCGATGAAATGACACTGAAACATTACAATCGACTAAACCCAGATTCAAAACCCGAAAAAATTTTCCTCAAAAATGAAGCTCAAACATCGCATTCATAA